The genomic stretch GGTTCTCGAGCCTGCCTTTCTGGGAAGCCATCGGCAAAACCATCCCCATGGAGCGGCGCAGCGGGCTTTTCTCAGCTCGTAACCTGGTAGGGGGGGTGCTGGCCTTTGGAGCCGGTTTTTTGGTGCGGCTGGTGCTCGAGCTACCTCTGGCTTTCCCCTATCCCTACGCCATTCTCTTCACCCTGGGGACCCTGGCCTTCGCCTACGGCTGGCACCTTTTTGGTCAGATTGACGAACCGCCCGACAAAGAAATCCGCACCGAGCGCATCTCTCTCGGCCTGCCGTTCCGCGACTTCTATTTTCGCCGCTTTCTACGGGTGCGTATCCTGCTGGTGGTCGCCAGCATGGTCGAACCCTTCTATGCGGCCTATGCCGTGCGGGTGCTGGGTCACAAGGGCGAAATTGGCACCTACCTCATGGTCTACACGCTTTTCTCGGTACTTTCAAACCTGCTTTGGGTGCAGGTCTCGAGGCGCTATGGCTCACGCAGCCTCATCCTGATCGGTGCTGCACTGGGCGCGGCAACGCCCATCCTGGCCCTGCTGCTGCCAAAAACCCTTTTCTGGATAGTTTTTGCTCTACAGGGCGCCTACCTTGCCGCCATCGGGGTGGGCACCTCCACCTACCTGGTGAACCTGGCCCCCACCGATGCCCGCAGCTCATACATCGGCCTGTCCAACACCATTGTGGGGCTGCTGGCCTTCTCGCCGGTGCTGGGGGGCTTGCTGGCCGACCGCGTCGGGTATGTGGGGCCAATGGCAGTAGCCACCATCTTCTACGCCTGGGCCCTGTACGCAGGCCGCCGCTTGAAGCTGCTCGAGAGGGTGCAGCCGCGCTAGGCAGGCTGCCTTACCCAGGAGGCCTCGGGCAGCACCCCACAGGCCACAAACTCCAACTAAGCCGCCTGATTTGACGCCCCTCCCCTCTCAGCCGTAGACTTCTAGCCAAGATGAGGTCTCGGCCAACTACTAGACCTAGGGAGAACTTCTAGCCGCAAGGCAGTAGAGGTTCTCCCGGCTCGTAGTTGAAGGGCCGGGGTTTTTTTTGAGGTGATTATGAACGCAGTGCTTCCCGACGGACGAAAACTGGAACTCCAACCCGGCGCCACCGCAGCCGATGCTGCCAAGGCCATTGGCCCCGGTCTGGCCAAGGCAGCCGTTGGTGCAATTGTCAACGGAGAACTGTACGACCTGCTCAAGCCTCTACCCCCAGAAGCCGAGCTACGAATCCTGACCGAAAAGGACCCCGAGTACGCCCAGCTCTTCCGCCACACCCTGGCCCACGTAATGGCCCAGGCGGTGCGCGAGCTATACACCGAACGCGGCTACAAACCCGAAGAGGTCAGGCTGGCCATTGGCCCGGTAATCGAAAACGGCTTTTATTATGATATCGACGCCCCCGAGCCCATCCGCGAGGAAGACCTGCCCATCATTGAAGAAAAGATGCGCCGGATTATCGCGGCCAACCTGCCCCTAAAGCGCTTCGTGCTTTCGCGTGAGGAAGCGCTAAGGCGCTATGCGGGTGTGGATCCCTACAAAACCGAGATAATTCAAGACCTTCCCGAAACAGAAGAGCTAAGCTTTTATGAGCAGGGCGACGAACAGTTTGGCTTCACCGACCTGTGCCGGGGGCCACACGTACCCAGCACGGGCCGCATTCCTCCCTATTTCAAGCTCACGGCCATTGCCGGGGCATACTGGCGGGGCGACTCGAGCCGTCCCATGCTCCAGCGCATCTACGGCATCGCTTTTCGCACCAAGGAAGAGCTGGAACACTACCTCTGGCAGCAAGAAGAGGCCAAACGCCGCGACCACCGCAGGCTGGGGCAGGAGCTAGACCTGTTTACCATCAGCGAAGAAGTGGGCAAGGGCCTGCCGCTCTGGTTGCCACGGGGTGCTTTTATTCGCAAGCAGATGGAAGACTACATGTATCAGAAGGAGCAGGCCCACGGCTACCACTACGTGTATACACCGCACATCGCCAATGCCAGGCTCTACTACACCTCGGGCCACCTGCCCTACTACAAAGACGACATGTACTCCCCCATCGAGATTGAGGGTGAAGAGTATTACCTCAAGCCCATGAACTGCCCGCACCACCACATGATTTACAAGGCCCGGCCTAAAAGCTACCGCGACCTACCCCTGCGGCTGGCCGAGTTTGGCACGGTCTACCGCTTCGAGCTTTCCGGCACCCTCTCGGGCCTAACACGGGCGCGGGGCTTCACCCAAAACGATGCCCACATCTACTGCTCGAGGGCCCAGGTTACCGAGGAGTTCATTCGGGTCATTCAACTTTTCGACGAGGTGTACAAAGACTTTGGCATCTCAGACTACTGGTTCCGCCTCTCGCTGCCAGACTTTGAGAACAACCCCGAGAAGTTTGGCGAGGAAAACGACAACTGGCGCGACTCCATTGCGGCCATCCGGGCCGCGCTGGAACAAACCGGGGCCAAGTATGTGGAGGGTATTGGCGAGGCCACCTTCTACGGCCCCAAGCTGGACGTACAGATTCGTAGTGTTTTGGGCAAAGAAGATACCATCGCCACCAACCAGCTCGACTTTATTGTGCCCGAGCGCTTTGGCCTCGAGTTCACCAACGAAAAAGGCGAAAAAGAAACCCCAGTGGTAATCCACCGGGCCATTATGGGCAGCTTCGACCGCTTCTTCGCCTTCTATCTGGAGCACACCGCGGGCGACTTCCCGCTGTGGCTCTCCCCCATCCAGGCGGTCATTGTGCCCATCGCAGACCGGCATCTGGCCTACGCCAACCAGATAGCCGCCCAGATGCGTAAAAATAAACTGCGGGTAGAAGTAGACAGCCGCCCCGAGCGCATGAATGCCAAAATCCGCGATGCCGAGCTGCAAAAAATCCCCCTCATTCTGGTAGTGGGCGACAAGGAAGCCGAAGCCGGCGTAGTCAATGTGCGCGAGCGGCACGTAAAGGAGCAGCGGACGCTGGAGCTAGCGGCGCTAATCGAGGAAATGAAGGAGCGGGTCGAGGCAAGAAAGTAAAAACTGGGCCTGCAAATCGGCCAGTATGTCCTCGAGTCCAGCCAGCTCAAGGCCTGGGCTCACTGGGTAATGTGCGCATAAAAGCCTCGGCCTCTTCAGCTTTTGCCAGGCGGGGTTGACGGCCTTCAAACCAGCGCCAGAGCCCCTCCAGATCAAGTTTCTGGAGGCCCTGGGGCTCACCCAGGATTATCTTGTGGTCGCCATCGCGCACCCAGAGCATGCCCAGCACCTGGCCCTCGAGCCAGCTTCCAGCCGGTATTGGCTCATTGCTAGCCCAAATTGCGTCGAGGGTGTCCTGATCGGCAGGGTTATAGTAACCCGGTATCAGACCATAGTTGACCGGCGGCAAGCCCCACTCGGGCCGCCAGGGGGGCTCCCTTGGCACAAGGCACTGCCCATTCCAGCTATACCTTTCAACACACCCCAGGCTCCATTCAACCAGCATTCTGGCTCGCATCTGCAAAGCATTTTATATAAACCCCACCTGAAGTTTCTGTTTAGGGCAGGTCGAAACCAACCGCGCAGCTTCAGGCAGGCCCCTCCCCACGAAAAGAACAAATCAAAGACATCTCTTATTGGTCTTGCGATGGTCTTTGGCTTCCCACAAGCCACGGCATCGGCCCTGGAACAAAAAAAAATCAACTGCCACCGGGAGGCGCGGGGGCAGTTGCCAGGGGGGCAAGACTTCAGGCCAGGGGTCTCGAGCGCAGTCGTGTCGCCTGGCCGCGCGAGACAACACAGCCACTAAACTCAATAGGGGCGGGCAAGAGCCAGTTTCGCAGCGAGGTGCGTCCACTGCCCATCGGATGGGGCCGAACCCGAACAGGTCGGGTATTGTCAAATGCAATCTGCAATATAAGTTCCCTACTCATGTTGGTAGGTTAAACCATCGGTCGTTACAGGCGCGTTACATTTGCACCAAAAGACATTAAGAAACCTTAATGTTTGGCTATGCCTGGGCGAAGTGTTGCCTTTATGAACCCTATCCCAGGTGGGCGCTTCTCCTGCTGGCGTTTTCGATGAGCGGGAAGATTTCAAACGGGCCCCAAAGCCTTGAATAACCCGCAAAGCAGCGGACCTCGAGCTGCCCTCACCCGATGCAGCATCCCACCTGCCGCACAGATGCTCAAGCCTGCATGGGTTTTGGGGAAGATTCCTCGCCGGGTTCTTCCCAGGCCAGCTCAATCAGATCGATCAGCTCTTCTACCGGAACGCCATAGCGACGGGAGATGCGAGTAATTTCATGCCCCAGCCGTTTCAACTGACTCACATACTGCTGGGATACCTCGCCCGGCTCGGCCTCGAGGTCTTCCACAATACCGATGAGCCAGCCCAACAGCTCGCTGGCATCTTCGTCAGAAAGCCCATCGGTTAGGGCCTCGTCCTCGAGGAGAAGTTCGGTTAGCCGTTCAAGCATATACGGCCTACATACTATGCCGAACCGCGTTGAAATTGAATATAAGTCGAGCGCCAGCGGGTCGGCCTTTGGCCGGCTTACATTTGCAATCAGATGACTAGTTTGAAGGAGGGCTGGCAGGAAGCGTTTTAAGCAAAAGCAGCTCGTCCTTATGAACATAACCCATTTGGCGAACCAACCCCTCGCGGTAGCGCGGGTCAGCGGCAAGCTCCAGCTCTTCGCTCAGTTTTTGATTTCGCAGCTCGAGCTGCTCCAGGCGAAGCTGGGCTTGCGAGATTTGATTGCGAATTTGCACATTGCGCTGAAGCTCCAGTGTAATCAAAACCAATAAATGTAGCGTCCCCAACGCAAATACCAGATGCAAAAAGCGATAAATTGGCCTCTCCACAGTACAATTAGTATATCATTTTCACGCCTTGCCTGCAGGTTGAATTTTATCCTCCAAACCCCGGCCGCCTACCCCCACACTGCTTTGGCTGCATTGCGCAGCCCAGAGCAGTAGCACTATGCGATAAATATCGCAATGATGTATTTTTTCTGAAAATGTTTTATAATACTGTAACTTGTACGCGGGGGTAAAAATGGCTAAGACCAAAGAGCGGGAAAGCTATCGGTCGCGTCTAAAAGCGGTGGGATTGCGCCACACCCTGCCCAGAGAACGAATACTGGCCTATCTCGACCGCAAAAACACCCACCCGACACCCGAAGAGCTGTATCAGGGCCTGAAAAAGAAAGGTTACGACATAGGGCTTTCGACAGTCTATCTAAACCTTCAGGTGTTGCGAGAGGCTGGCTTGTTGTGGGAATTCAAAGACCAAAAAGGCAACACCCGCTATGACGGTTTCAACGAACGTCACCACCATCTATTTTGTTTGCAGTGCGGAAGCATTGAGGACGTGATGGATAAAGATTTACCCGAATTCGACCAGGAGCCCATCAAAAAAGCGGTGGAAGCCAAGAACGGTTGGTTTGTAGAAGAAGCTCACCTGGAGCTGCGCGGGGTTTGCCCTAGGTGCCAGTAGTCCGCAAGAAAACCATCCGGCCTGCCGCCTGCTCCACAAACCCAGGGTAGTGCGACAGACCGATTACAAGGGCAAGCACGCCGTGAAGACGACTAGTCGGCTAGGATGTCGCTGAGCAGTTCTACCAAAGTCCGAACGCCGAACCCAGTACCCCCCGCTGGGCCCAGGGCATGCGCCTTTTCGGTAAAGGCTGGCCCAGCGATATCGAGGTGCACCAGCGGTTTTTCGGTAAACTCTGCCAGGAAAAGTGCTGCCGTGATGGCCCCGCCCGAACGGCTACGCCCATGGGTGTTCTTGAGGTCGGCGGTGCTGGACTTGAGGGCCTCGAGGTACTCCTCTTCCATCGGCAGGGGCCAGACTTTTTCACCTGCCCGCTCGGCGGCTTCCTGCACCTCACGGCCCCAACGGGCGTCGTTGGCAAACAGGCCGGCTATTTTTTCCCCCAGCGCGACCACGCAGGCCCCCGTCAGGGTAGAAAGCTCCACAATTGCCTCTGCTCCCTGCCGGTCTGCATAGGTAATGGCATCTGCCAGGGTGAGCCGCCCTTCTGCATCGGTGTTTAGCACCTCAATAGTTTTACCCGAAAGGCTCTTGAGCACGTCGGACACTCGGTAGGCGGTACCGGAAATCATGTTCTCGGCCGCAGCCACATAGGCCCGCACTTCCACCTCAGGCTTCAGCCGGGCGATGGCCCGCATAGCCCCCAAAACGGCGGCTGCACCGGCCATGTCGCATTTCATGGTGATCTGGGCTTCGGAGGGCTTGAGGGAGTATCCTCCGGTATCGAAGGTAAGGCCCTTGCCCACCATTGCAATCACTCGTCTGGCGGGGTTTTGGGGCTTGTAGGCGAGCTGGATAAAACGGGGTGGGTTGGCCGAACCCTGGGCTACCCCATAAAAAGCACCCATACCCGCTTGTTTAATCTGGTTTTCATCCCAAATTTCCACCTCGAGCCCCAGTTCCTGGGCCATCGCGCTGGCACGCTGGGCCAGTTCGGCTGGGGTCAGGACATTCGGGGGCTCGTTCACCAGGTCACGGGCATAATTGACTGCTTCTGCAACAATCGCGGCTCGCTCTACTGCAGGCCCCGAGGCTCGAGCAAGCCACAAACGCAGTTTTTCGCCACGCTTGCTCGCAGGGCCAGTGGTCTTGTACTTGTTCCAGGCATACCCGCCCAGCAAGGCTCCTTCGGCCAGGGCATAGCTGGCTTCCTTTTTGCCAAATTTGTCTGAAAGGAAGGTCTCGCTTACGGCTTCTTTGAAGCCCAGACGGGCAATTTCCTGCACCAGCCTGGCCCCCGCCTTGCGAACGGTTTCAAGGCTAACCCCACGCTTCTTTCCCAGGCCAAACAGCAGCGCGAATCCAGGGCCTTCTCCTTTTCTTGAACCCAAGGGAATCAGCAAAGTTTCGCCAAAATCGCCTTTAAAGTGCAACTCTTCCATCATTCTGGAGAGCGCTTTACGGTGTCTGGTGTCAAGCTTATTGCCTTCTTCGCTAAACTCACCACCCCATACCCCCACAACTGCCAGGGGGGCAGGTATCTCGTCAACATAGCGCCGTGCCGACTTTAGAGTAAGTTCCATGGCAAGCGAACTATAACATACATTGGATATCAATGACCAACAAGTCAGTTGCTGTGTGGCGATCCAGTAAGTTTGCCATAAAGAGTTCCCCAGATCGGGCCTGATATTTCGGGTTTATCTCAGATTGGCCATTTTCTCCAAAAATCACAACAAGGTGCGGGTTTCCACGGCCACATCGCCCACCCTCACCCCCTCATGGCTGGCAACGTACCGCCATGCTACGCCCCTGGGGCGGCCTCACGATCTGGTATTCCGCATTCTGCTCCCTGAGCCAGCCCGACAGTCTGATCAAGATCAGGGTTTCCCGCTCGCGCGATTTCTTCCAGCCCTCGAGGTCACTGGCATAGCTGGCCTTTTCAGCCGGCAAAAGCAAGCGAATACGCCCGTTTTGCACAACCCCTACGTGAAACGCAGCAGGGATGGGAAAGTCTGGTGGGTGGTCGTAGGGCGCTTTCAGGTTGGCCTCGGCCCAGGCCTTACTGGCTACTGCGTAGATGGTTCCGGGGGGGTCGTTGACTTTTAGCTCGTGCAGGCAACGCCGGGCTTTAGGGTCTTCATCCAGGAGTTTGGCCAGATAAGGGGGGGCATCGCTGCGGTCTATCAGCAACTTGCGAACCAGATACATGTAGCCAAGGTAAGGATTAACGGGGTTTTTTGTGGTGCCCAGGGTAAAGGTGGTGGGCCCAATGGTAATGGTCGGACTGGCCCAGCCCACCACCCGAACCGCAGTACCAATTCCCAAATCCACCTGGGCCAGGTTGATAAACAGGTCGTCAAATACCACATAAGAAACCTCGTTCTGGCTGATCATCCGCAAATACAGGCCATTGGTGGTCTGGGGGAACCTGACCTCGAGCAGATAACGCCCCAAAATGCCGGTCTCGTTGAAGCGCACCCCTCTGGGCTCGAGCAAGCGCCTAAGCTCAGCAACCCGCAAAAGCGCAGGTTCCTGCACCCCCCCAATGGCCCAGGGCACCGAACCCACGTTGGGCTGCGCCAGCGAGATCAGCACTCCCAGTATCCCAGCTCCTACCAGTCCTTTTTGCATTGGCGGCCCCCAGATGTTCCTACATATTTGAAGCATAGAATCTGCACAAAACCTGCCACCATACCGAACCCGAGCCGGTTGGCAGGGAAGTCGGAGGCAGGCTAAACCTCAATGGCCTTGCCCCATTCGCCCAGGAAAGCGACCTTGCCCCGCTCTCGTAAAGCCTTCCCCAGCATTTGTAGCTTGTCCACTTCGCCGTGCACCAGCACTATCCGCTGCTCGCTGTCCAGCCAGTCGAGCAGTTCATCGCGGCCTGCGTGCCCAGAAAAGCCGCCCAGGGTGTGGGTTTTTGCCCTCACCCGCACAGTCTCCCCCATAATCCGCACCGACTCAGCATTGTTAATCAGCAGTTCTCCCAGGCCGCCCCTGGGCTGGTAGCCCGTAATAATCACCGCGTTTCTACTGTCGGGCAGGCCGTGTCGCAGGTGGTGCAGTATGCGTCCCCCCGAAAGCATTCCATTGCCAGCAATAACGATAAGGGGGCCCTGCATCAGGTTAAGGGCCTTGGACTCCTCTACACTGTGGGTGTATTCAAGGCGTTTGGGACGGAAAGGGTCTTTGCCATGGGAATAGATGTGCTGTACCTCAGTGCTGAAAAAGTCCTGCACTTTTGGGTAAATCTCACTGATCTTGGAAGCCATGGGCGAGTCCACAAATACCGGTACGCTGGGGATAGCCTCCCGCTGCTCGAGTTCGCGAATGTAAAACAAAATCTCCTGGGTGCGCTCGAGGGCAAACGACGGTATAAATACCTTACCCCCCTGAGCCAGCACATCACTCAGGATTTCAGCAAACTCCTCCAGGGTCGCAGCAAACGGACGGTGT from Meiothermus cerbereus DSM 11376 encodes the following:
- the thrS gene encoding threonine--tRNA ligase, which gives rise to MNAVLPDGRKLELQPGATAADAAKAIGPGLAKAAVGAIVNGELYDLLKPLPPEAELRILTEKDPEYAQLFRHTLAHVMAQAVRELYTERGYKPEEVRLAIGPVIENGFYYDIDAPEPIREEDLPIIEEKMRRIIAANLPLKRFVLSREEALRRYAGVDPYKTEIIQDLPETEELSFYEQGDEQFGFTDLCRGPHVPSTGRIPPYFKLTAIAGAYWRGDSSRPMLQRIYGIAFRTKEELEHYLWQQEEAKRRDHRRLGQELDLFTISEEVGKGLPLWLPRGAFIRKQMEDYMYQKEQAHGYHYVYTPHIANARLYYTSGHLPYYKDDMYSPIEIEGEEYYLKPMNCPHHHMIYKARPKSYRDLPLRLAEFGTVYRFELSGTLSGLTRARGFTQNDAHIYCSRAQVTEEFIRVIQLFDEVYKDFGISDYWFRLSLPDFENNPEKFGEENDNWRDSIAAIRAALEQTGAKYVEGIGEATFYGPKLDVQIRSVLGKEDTIATNQLDFIVPERFGLEFTNEKGEKETPVVIHRAIMGSFDRFFAFYLEHTAGDFPLWLSPIQAVIVPIADRHLAYANQIAAQMRKNKLRVEVDSRPERMNAKIRDAELQKIPLILVVGDKEAEAGVVNVRERHVKEQRTLELAALIEEMKERVEARK
- a CDS encoding Fur family transcriptional regulator: MAKTKERESYRSRLKAVGLRHTLPRERILAYLDRKNTHPTPEELYQGLKKKGYDIGLSTVYLNLQVLREAGLLWEFKDQKGNTRYDGFNERHHHLFCLQCGSIEDVMDKDLPEFDQEPIKKAVEAKNGWFVEEAHLELRGVCPRCQ
- a CDS encoding septum formation initiator family protein, whose translation is MERPIYRFLHLVFALGTLHLLVLITLELQRNVQIRNQISQAQLRLEQLELRNQKLSEELELAADPRYREGLVRQMGYVHKDELLLLKTLPASPPSN
- a CDS encoding inorganic diphosphatase is translated as MPREPPWRPEWGLPPVNYGLIPGYYNPADQDTLDAIWASNEPIPAGSWLEGQVLGMLWVRDGDHKIILGEPQGLQKLDLEGLWRWFEGRQPRLAKAEEAEAFMRTLPSEPRP
- a CDS encoding leucyl aminopeptidase, which codes for MELTLKSARRYVDEIPAPLAVVGVWGGEFSEEGNKLDTRHRKALSRMMEELHFKGDFGETLLIPLGSRKGEGPGFALLFGLGKKRGVSLETVRKAGARLVQEIARLGFKEAVSETFLSDKFGKKEASYALAEGALLGGYAWNKYKTTGPASKRGEKLRLWLARASGPAVERAAIVAEAVNYARDLVNEPPNVLTPAELAQRASAMAQELGLEVEIWDENQIKQAGMGAFYGVAQGSANPPRFIQLAYKPQNPARRVIAMVGKGLTFDTGGYSLKPSEAQITMKCDMAGAAAVLGAMRAIARLKPEVEVRAYVAAAENMISGTAYRVSDVLKSLSGKTIEVLNTDAEGRLTLADAITYADRQGAEAIVELSTLTGACVVALGEKIAGLFANDARWGREVQEAAERAGEKVWPLPMEEEYLEALKSSTADLKNTHGRSRSGGAITAALFLAEFTEKPLVHLDIAGPAFTEKAHALGPAGGTGFGVRTLVELLSDILAD
- a CDS encoding MBL fold metallo-hydrolase produces the protein MRITPFGAAQTVTGSCHLVEQQDYRLLLDCGAYQGADEDRNEEPFGFDPKSINAVLISHAHNDHIGRLPMLIRQGYAGRVYVTEPTRLILPVILEDSLKLMQEERERLKRKGREVVPLPWNEADLAELYGRLEEVTYYQTQGLGPFRYRLRDAGHLPGSAFIQLEAGGKSLIFSGDLGHRRKDVLTDPDYPAQVDLVLCEGTYGDRSHRPFAATLEEFAEILSDVLAQGGKVFIPSFALERTQEILFYIRELEQREAIPSVPVFVDSPMASKISEIYPKVQDFFSTEVQHIYSHGKDPFRPKRLEYTHSVEESKALNLMQGPLIVIAGNGMLSGGRILHHLRHGLPDSRNAVIITGYQPRGGLGELLINNAESVRIMGETVRVRAKTHTLGGFSGHAGRDELLDWLDSEQRIVLVHGEVDKLQMLGKALRERGKVAFLGEWGKAIEV
- a CDS encoding MFS transporter, encoding MTKTDTPHILDLKDRNYRLAMLNGWFVLLGDAFFNGSIVLASFAAKLGAANWVIGLLPALLNAGSMVPQVFIAPYVARLPVKVTLYRQMALLRIASLGIVALGGFFLGNWPDLLLWVFVVGLALNGFFTGFSSLPFWEAIGKTIPMERRSGLFSARNLVGGVLAFGAGFLVRLVLELPLAFPYPYAILFTLGTLAFAYGWHLFGQIDEPPDKEIRTERISLGLPFRDFYFRRFLRVRILLVVASMVEPFYAAYAVRVLGHKGEIGTYLMVYTLFSVLSNLLWVQVSRRYGSRSLILIGAALGAATPILALLLPKTLFWIVFALQGAYLAAIGVGTSTYLVNLAPTDARSSYIGLSNTIVGLLAFSPVLGGLLADRVGYVGPMAVATIFYAWALYAGRRLKLLERVQPR